The DNA region GCCGCGCCGGCGAGAAGCCTTCCAGGGGAGAAGTGCCACGGCGTTCTCAGCGCGGCCGGTACTGCTCGTCGGTGACTTTTTCCAGCCAGTCGGCCGTCTTGCCGTCCAGCTTCTCGACGATGGCGACGTGCGTCATCGCGGACCCGGGTGAGGCGCCGTGCCAGTGCTTCTCGCCCGGCGGGAACCAGACCGTGTCCCCGGGGCGAATGTCCTGGATCTCGCCCCCCCAGCTCTGCGCCAGCCCGTAGCCCTCCGTGACGATGATGGTCTGCCCCAACGGATGCGTGTGCCATGCCGTCCGGGCGCCCGGCTCGAACGTGACATTGACCACGACGACGCGCGCCGGCTCCGCTGCCTGGACGAGAGGCTGGATGCTTACGCTGCCCGTGAAGTAATCGGCCTGTCCCTGGTTCGTAGTCCGCGCGCCGCTCTGCGTGATTTCCATGGGTTGCTCCGTCCATCAGGTGAGTAGCCGGTCGAGCCACGTCACTACCTTACTTCACTTCGAACCGCGGCGAATACCGGGTCTTGATGGCCGTGAGAATGTGCTTCAGGTCCGACCATGCTGCCAGCGAAGAGCGAGCCTTGATGAGATACCAGCCATTGAAGAGAGCTTCAAACGGACCGGGCCTCGGACTGGAACAAGCTCGGGTGAGGTCAGCCGCGTGCGGGCAGGGAGGCGAGCAATTTCGCCAAGGCAGCGGGGTCGACGGGTTTGACCAGGTGGTGATCGAAGCCGGCCGCGGTCGTGCGCTGCTTGTCCTCCGCTTGCCCCCAGCCGGTCACTGCGATCAGCACGGGGTCCTTCCCCCATGGCTGCTCGCGGATGCGGCGGGCGAGCTCGTAGCCGTCCATCTCCGGCATGCCGAGGTCCAGGAGGGCGACGTGCGGGCTGAAGCTGGCCGCGGCATCGAGCCCCCCACGGCTGTCACATACCGTATGAGTTTCATAGCCGAGCATGCCCAGCATCTTGCCCAGGCTGGCAGCGCTGTCCTCGTTGTCGTCCACCACCAGGATACGGCGCAGTCCCGGAGCGATCGCGAGCGTCTCTTCATTTTCATGCGGCGCCGGCAGGGTGGAGCTCAAGACCGGCATGCGGACCACGAATTCGGCCCCTTCGCCGAGGCCCTTGCTGAAGGCAGCCACGGACCCGCCGTGCATCTCCACCAGCCGCTTCACGAGCGTCAGTCCGACCCCCAGCCCGCTGCGGCCGCGTTCTGCCGATGGCTCGGCCTGGCTGAACAGGTCGAAGACCCTGGGGAGCATATCCGGGGCGATACCGATGCCCTGGTCGCGCACCGACACCACGATTCCGCCTTCTTCGTGCCGGACGGCAAGGGTGATGCGGCCCTCGGCTCCCGAGTATTTGCCGGCGTTGTTCAGCAGGTTCGAAAGCACCTGCGCCAGCCGGGTCGGGTCGGCATCCACCACGATCGGCCCCGGCGGAAGCGCCACGGTCAGCTCGTGGCCGCGCTCCTCGATGAACGGGCGAGTGCTTTCGACGGCGGTCTGCACGACCGTCGCCAGATCGACCGGTTCCTTGCGCAGGTCCAGCTTGTCGTGAGTGATGCGGCTGATGTCCAGCAGGTCATCGATCAGACGGCTCATCTGCTGGATCTGCCGGTCGATCACGTCGCGGGTCCATTGCAGCTGCGGGGTCACCGGCCCGCTCAGGCGCTGGATCTGGATGGCGTTGCGGACCGGCGCCAGGGGGTTGCGCAGCTCGTGTGCCAGGGTGGCGAGGAATGCGTCTTTGCGACGGTCCAGCTCGCGCAGCGTCTCCTCGGCCTCCTTGCGCTCGATCAGGTCGGCCGCCTGTCGCGCCAGGATGTCGAAAAGGACCAGGTCGCGGTCCGTGGGCCAGTGGGGCCGCCGCCATTGGGTGGAGATCATCCCCACCAGCCTGCCGTCGCGCGACAGCAGCGGCGTGCTTTGCACGGCGCGGATGCCTGTCTGTCGCATCGTCTCCAGATTCTTGCCGCCCACCTCACACTCCTCCACGTCAGCGGTGATGATGCGGGTGTGCGCTCGCAGGGCCTGGCCGCAAGGGCTGCCCGACTCGGCGGGAACCGATTTCCAGAACAGGGCCGCTTCCGGGCTGAAGTTCCTGAAGGCGAGAAGCGTGAGCCTCGGCACGCCGCCTTCGGAATCGAGGCGTTGCAGGCTCGCGAAATCGGAGCGCATGACCGTGACCGCTGCGTCGAGCAGCTTTTCGTACAGCGCCTTCACGTCGTCTTGAACGATCAGCTCCGCGCTGATGGCCTGGAGCAGCCGGGCATCGGCCAGCTCCGCACGGAGCCGGTCCTGAGCGTCGCGCAGGGCGGCTTCGGCGCTCCGAAGGCGATCGAGGTCGGCCTCGAGGCGGATTTCCAGCGCCCGTTGGGCCGCCAGCTGGACTCTCAGATCCTGGGCGATGAGGAGCTGGTACGTCGCGGCGGCGAATTGGGAGAGCCGGGTCATCAGGCGCTTGTCTTCGGCGTCGAATTTGCGCGTCGGCTCGTGGGCGATGACCCAGACCGTGCCGGCGGCCTTGCCGTCGCTGTAGAAAGGGATCAGCAGGACCTCGGCGAGCGGCGGTGCGCCATCGGTGTAGGCATAGTGCCGCTCCGGATACTCCATGAGAAGCGGGATGTTCCGGTCCAGCACGGTGCCGCACGGACTGAAGTGGCGCGGCATGCATTGGCCAAGGTACTTCTTCCAGACGCCGGCGGCGGCGCGCCAGCGGAAGACCTCCCGTCCGTTCTCCTTCTCGAGGATGCTGACCCCCGCCGATTGGGCGCGGCACAGCTCCAGGGCGGTATCTGCGAGCTTCTGAAGGATGCGGTCGGCATCGCGGGACCCGGATGCGGTCGCCATCATCTCCATCACCGAGGCGAGGGCGACGTTTTCCGCTTCGTAGTCGGGGGTCCGCGCCGGCCGGCGTGCGAGCTCCGGTGTCGTGATGACCGATTCCAGCGGCACGAGGGGAGATGCAGGCGACCTTGATCCCGCCGGCGGATTGGGCTCTTCCACCACGTCTCCTTCGCCGGCAGTTCTCAATCGAACTGATGGCTTGTCTTGGTGAGCAGCATTCTACGGTCCCGGACAAACTCGGGCCAGAACATTTGCCACCTAGTGGAGACATTTTGGGGATAGGAAGAATCTGATGAGGGCGATTAGCCGCCGAAAAAATCAGGTATTCACCCTACCGTGTCTCGGGCTGGAACCACTTCAATACTCGCAGCGCACGCAGCGTGTTCCAGCGGCTGGGCCGGCCTTCGCCGTCGTCCGTCTCGACGGGCATTTCGCCGGGGTATCTGATTTCAAGCGGCCAACGTCCCTCGGCATCGCGCTTGGAGGCGACCAGGTCGACCGCCTCGGCAATGCGCTCGTCCGCTTCGACGCCGGCGCGACGCAGGTATTCGAGACCACGCAGCACGTCGTAGTGCCACCAGGTCGGAAAGGCGAACCGGGTCCAGGCGGGGCCGTGGCTGTTCCCGGGGCCGGCTTTCCTGTCGTAGTCGATCACCTTTCCGCTCGACAGACGACGGAACATGCCGCGATCGAGGAGGTAATCCTGCCCGCGGAGAAGAGCTTTCGTCACCTCGGGCCGGTTCCCGTCCTGCAGCTCGTGCTCGAGCAGAGCCTCGAGAACGCAGATCGTTGTATTGAACGACGACCGGGTCGATCCGCTCGCAGCCTCGCAGTTCCAGCCGCCGTCGGGGAGCTGCTCGGCGAGCAGCCGGTCGATAATGGCCCGGACGTCCTGGTCGAAGTAAGCGCCGACCGTGGCCACCTGTCCATTGATGCAGGGCTCGACCTCGCCGGCGAAGAAAGGATTGCCATCGCATTCTGGCGGGCCGCAACCTTTCCAGGTCACGCGGTCACGGACGAGCCCCACCGCGCGGCGGGCCGCCTCGCAGGCGCGATCGAGACCCATTTCCCGCAGCAGGATCAGAGCATGCATCGTGGAATCGAATCCCCGGTTCCATGCCGCGCCGCCCCAACGGCCGTCGGCTGCCTGGAGGGCAAGCAGCCGCGCGCCGGCGCCTTCGGTCGCGACGCGCGCCCGCTCCGACGAGACGGCCGACGCGGGCGCATCGGTGAGATCGCGCAGGACCTGCCAGCGGATCGATGGATCGGAATCGAGGAGCCACTCGAGGAGGGGTTCGCTCGAAAGGGGCGGCGGCTCCTCGCTGTGGGTGGCCGTCATGGCTCCCGGTCTTCCTGAGGCCGGGCCGTATTGATGATTTCTCGCAGGTTGATCCATGGGCCCTCCTCTCGTCGAGTCCAAGTACTTTGTATCATAAAGTACAGCCAAACGACCCACACGTCAAGGCCCCTCTTAAGAAATGATGCGCGTCTCCAGAGGAGATTACAGGAACGCGGTCGCCTCGGGCAGCGCCGCGCAGAGCTCGTCGGCGAGCTGCGCTTGATCCCCCAGCAGCTCGAAGTCGGAAAACTCGAAGCCGGGACCGACGGTGCAACCGACCAGCGTGTAGGCGCCCAGCGACCGCGCTGCCTGCCACCAGGTCGCGGGGACGGTGCGGACAGGGTCCTGGCCTTCGAGCAGCGGGCCCAGCCGAAACCGCTCCAGCCGAAGCTCATCGGGCGGAACGAGCAGCAGCTCCAGCGGCGCTCCCTCGTAGTGATGCCAGACCTCGTCCGAGCGGACACGATGCCAGCGGCTGATCGCCCCGGCCGGGAGAAGAAAGTAGATCGAGGTCAACGCCGAACGGCCACCCCGGCCATCAGCGGGCTCGACGCCGAGGCGAGCTCGCCAAATCTCCCGGTAATAGCCGCCCTCGGGATGGGGAGTGAGCTGGAGGGTCTTGATGAGGTCCGCGACGCGTTCCAGGATGGACTCCGAAATGAGATGTCTCCTGGCCTTCACCCGCCCGGAAATTGCCTCAGAAGACGCCAGGCCCACACGCAGAGCGACAACGCGACCGCCGTCAGGAGGAGGAACCAGGGATCCGTGGCGAGATTCCGCTCCACGCCGATCCGCCAGATATGGAGCAGGGTGACGAGGCCGAAGATTGCGCCGGTGATCCTGACGTAGCCTCTCATGGCCCTGGCAGATTGGGCGTGGGCTGAGCATTGGCGTCGCTCTTTCGCCGGGTGAAGACACGCCGGAGCATGGTGGCGAGCCCGGCGATGCCGATGAGGGCGAACTTCTTGAAGGCGAGGATCCCGACCCAGAGCAGCTTGAAGAAGCCGGCCTTGGCCGCGGTAGCTCCCAGGATCAGGCCGGCGATTCCATAGGCAGCCGCCTTGTCCTTGCCGGGCAGGTAGTCGGCATATCGGTGTCCCTCATTAAAATCGACCGCTGCCAGGACGTTCTGCGTTTCTCCCTTGATGGCCTCCATCTGGTCCATCGACGCGACCGCGTTCAGCACGAGAACGCCGCGGCGGCCGAGAATCCGGATGTTGTAGTTGAGCGTATGGTTCGGGTTCTCACCGAACATCAGCTCCTTCGCCCAGTACAGCTTGTGCGTGGCGCCGTCGTACGAAGGTGGCTCGGCCCACCCCACCATGGTCAAGGGCTCGAACCCCTGCTTCTTGCGCTCGGCATTGGCCGCGACGGTGGCGTCCTGCAGCTGCTTCAGCATCTTGTCGTAGTTGATCGAGGCGGCGTCATCGTCGTTGACGTAGCCGTCTTCCTCGTAGGTGATTACGATGCCCCAGCCCTCGTCCGCCACAGGACTGACTCCTCGAGGCACGAGCATTCCGATCACGTCATCCGCCATGGCCGGTGGATTGCCCCACCCTTCGGTCAAGAGGCGCCGACTGCCCTCGGCGCCTAGATAACGGAAGGACTCCGGGAGCCGAATCGTCGCCATGCCTCCTGGGAGCGTAATGGTGCCGGTCTGGTAGCCCAGCTTGGCCTCGAACTCTTCCGGGGTGGCCTGCAGCCCCTTCGGTCCATCGGCCCGGAGTCGGGCAGCGAACGAAAGGCAGAAGACCAGCGTTCCCAAGCGAATCAGGGGATGTCTTGCCATGGGTTCCTCCGTTGCGGCCAGGACACGGTCAAACGGGGGCGTTGGAGAGTGAAACTCCACCGCCTCAGGCGTTGGCGCACTTCCGCACGGTGTCCCAGGTGCGTGTGGTCACGTTCTCGCCGAAGGTCTTCCCGAGCATGGTCATGAACACCGGCCCCTTGGGGCCGGGGACATAGACAGTGAAGACTTCGCTTCCGTTCGTGGCGAGAATTCGAACCCCGTCGGCTTCAATAGGCAGCGAGCGCTTCGTCTTGTCGGGCTCGCCCAGGAAGGTGACGACCCGCTTGGCGTTCGCCGGCAGCCGGAAGGCGGCGTAGGGATCGGACTCGAGCAGCTCGCGCAAAGCGCCAGCAGGGCGCACGATCGTGTAGAACGTGCGGCCGAGGTGCTTCTGCATCGCCGCCGCGATCTCTCTCACGAGTACCTTGTCCGATTTGGCACGAGATCCGAAGACGACGTTGCCGCTCGCCAGCACCGTCCTGACCTCCGTGAAGCCGGCCGCTTCGAAGCAGCGCTTCAGCTTCGCCATCTTGAGGTTCATCGGGGTCACGCCCCGAAGGAATGCAACGTAGCGAGGCATCGTCCATCTCCCGCTCCATGGCAGGGGGAATATACCTCCGAAACAGGCTTGAAGCGTGGAATCTCAATTTTGCGGAACTAGGGCCACGGCGGCGAGCCAAACCAGGATCGCCGGAACCAGGAAGACATTCGCCCAGACCATTCCCATGGAGGCATCCAGGATTGTGGCGACCGAGAGCCCGATTCCAAACACCCCAACGGCCAATCCGCAGCCTGTGACCCAGGCTGGATAGGACCGGCGGGCAGCCCAGGTCAGGAGCAGCGCGGTGGCGCTGTAGAGGCCATTGGCCATACATCCACTGAGCATGATGGCGACGCGGTGCAAGGTTATAAACAGCTGGGGCATATCGTTCGGACCGGGCCCCTGAGCGGCAAGGCGCGGAAGGGCGCCGAATTCAATCGCCTGCGCCGAAAGATCCGGCGCGAGCGCGGCGACGGTAAGGAACACCGCGAAGCGCGCCGCAGGGCCGTGCGCTTCGGCGAACACCATGTAGAAGTAGAGAATCGCGGGGGCCGCCGCGGTCCATGCGAGCCAGGCGGCTGTCCACAGCCAGCGATGATCGATGAGGAACAAGAGACGATCTTGAAGGCTTGTCGGCTCCAGACCATGGCGGAGGACGAACGCCATGCCCAGTCCGGCC from Candidatus Polarisedimenticolia bacterium includes:
- a CDS encoding DUF1697 domain-containing protein, with translation MPRYVAFLRGVTPMNLKMAKLKRCFEAAGFTEVRTVLASGNVVFGSRAKSDKVLVREIAAAMQKHLGRTFYTIVRPAGALRELLESDPYAAFRLPANAKRVVTFLGEPDKTKRSLPIEADGVRILATNGSEVFTVYVPGPKGPVFMTMLGKTFGENVTTRTWDTVRKCANA
- a CDS encoding DUF2167 domain-containing protein — its product is MARHPLIRLGTLVFCLSFAARLRADGPKGLQATPEEFEAKLGYQTGTITLPGGMATIRLPESFRYLGAEGSRRLLTEGWGNPPAMADDVIGMLVPRGVSPVADEGWGIVITYEEDGYVNDDDAASINYDKMLKQLQDATVAANAERKKQGFEPLTMVGWAEPPSYDGATHKLYWAKELMFGENPNHTLNYNIRILGRRGVLVLNAVASMDQMEAIKGETQNVLAAVDFNEGHRYADYLPGKDKAAAYGIAGLILGATAAKAGFFKLLWVGILAFKKFALIGIAGLATMLRRVFTRRKSDANAQPTPNLPGP
- a CDS encoding cupin domain-containing protein, encoding MEITQSGARTTNQGQADYFTGSVSIQPLVQAAEPARVVVVNVTFEPGARTAWHTHPLGQTIIVTEGYGLAQSWGGEIQDIRPGDTVWFPPGEKHWHGASPGSAMTHVAIVEKLDGKTADWLEKVTDEQYRPR
- a CDS encoding GAF domain-containing protein, with product MEEPNPPAGSRSPASPLVPLESVITTPELARRPARTPDYEAENVALASVMEMMATASGSRDADRILQKLADTALELCRAQSAGVSILEKENGREVFRWRAAAGVWKKYLGQCMPRHFSPCGTVLDRNIPLLMEYPERHYAYTDGAPPLAEVLLIPFYSDGKAAGTVWVIAHEPTRKFDAEDKRLMTRLSQFAAATYQLLIAQDLRVQLAAQRALEIRLEADLDRLRSAEAALRDAQDRLRAELADARLLQAISAELIVQDDVKALYEKLLDAAVTVMRSDFASLQRLDSEGGVPRLTLLAFRNFSPEAALFWKSVPAESGSPCGQALRAHTRIITADVEECEVGGKNLETMRQTGIRAVQSTPLLSRDGRLVGMISTQWRRPHWPTDRDLVLFDILARQAADLIERKEAEETLRELDRRKDAFLATLAHELRNPLAPVRNAIQIQRLSGPVTPQLQWTRDVIDRQIQQMSRLIDDLLDISRITHDKLDLRKEPVDLATVVQTAVESTRPFIEERGHELTVALPPGPIVVDADPTRLAQVLSNLLNNAGKYSGAEGRITLAVRHEEGGIVVSVRDQGIGIAPDMLPRVFDLFSQAEPSAERGRSGLGVGLTLVKRLVEMHGGSVAAFSKGLGEGAEFVVRMPVLSSTLPAPHENEETLAIAPGLRRILVVDDNEDSAASLGKMLGMLGYETHTVCDSRGGLDAAASFSPHVALLDLGMPEMDGYELARRIREQPWGKDPVLIAVTGWGQAEDKQRTTAAGFDHHLVKPVDPAALAKLLASLPARG
- a CDS encoding cupin domain-containing protein; this encodes MKARRHLISESILERVADLIKTLQLTPHPEGGYYREIWRARLGVEPADGRGGRSALTSIYFLLPAGAISRWHRVRSDEVWHHYEGAPLELLLVPPDELRLERFRLGPLLEGQDPVRTVPATWWQAARSLGAYTLVGCTVGPGFEFSDFELLGDQAQLADELCAALPEATAFL